In Kutzneria kofuensis, the DNA window GCGGACCCTCACCGAGCACCTGAACGATCTTCGCGCCGCGGTCGAGCACGTCCGGGCCGAGACCGGGGCCAGGCGGGTGTCACTGCTCGGCACCCGGTTCAGCGGCGGGTTGGCCGCCTTCTACGCCGCGCGGCGTCCGACGGAGTTGGACCGCCTGGTGCTGCTCACTCCGCAGCTGAACTTCAAGGGCGACTACATCGACCAGAACCCGAACTGGGCCGGTGGGCGGCTGGCGTCGCCGCTGCTCGCCGAGGTCGGCTACCTGGAGCACGGTCCCGGGGTTCGGCACGGGCGGGCGTTCCTGAACGAGGCGTTCTGGGTGCGGCCCAGCTTCGTGTTCGGCGAGATCCTGCCGCCGACGCTGATCGTGCACGGGACCAAGGACGACCGGGTGCCCGTCGAGTCGTCGCGGGCCGCGGCCCGGCGACTGAAGGCGGACGACGTTCTCGTGGAGATCGACGGCGTCTGCGAGGAGAACGAGGACTTCGTGGCGGAGCGGGTCGTGGAGTGGATCACGTTCAGCGAGTGAACGGCACCAGCGACCGCGGCAGCAGCCGCGGCCGGGCGTGCCGGCCACGACGGGACTTGAGCGCCACCTTGTTGATCACCTGAACCGTCGCCCCCACCGTCTCCCGCCGGCTCAACCCTCCGGGCCTCGGTCTGACCAGCCCCCATAACGCCGCACCCCCCACCGCCAGCAGGTACGCCACCGCCGCCACGGTGATGAGCACCGCGATCGCCACCGCCGTCAGCAGGAAGAAGACGATCATGAATGGCAGCAGGATCGGGTTGAGCGAGCGGTCGCGGCGGTAGTGGACGGAGTCTGCGTGCTTGTCGGCACCCAGCTTCATGATTGCTCCCGGTGTGCGAATTCCATTCGGATCTTGCTGGAGCAAATTGCAACTAGTTTACCCGAAAACCATCCACATCTCATCCGATCTCGTTCCGTGTTCGGCCACACCACCACTATCGACCTAGGAACACCCCACGCAATGGCTCCCACCGACACCGCTCGCACCGTCCACACCAGACTGTTGATCATTCAACCGCCATCCCCCCAGCTCACACCCACGCACACCAGCGCAACCCCACCCCCGACATCACCCAGTTGGCCTAGTCAATATTGACGATGCCACCCCGAGTACCCCTGCCCCGTGATCCATTCCCCACCCCACCGAGCCCCCCGCGCCCCCACACCCCCAGAAGTCGATCAGAAAACCTTTTCTACCCACCGCCTCGAAGACGGCGACCACTTCACAAGATCACCGTCAAAACAAAGCACGGAATCAAAGGGACCCGCCCCACTGCCCCCGTTTTACGTGGCCTGACAATTCAGCCCCAAGCCCCCCATTCCCCCTAACTCAAATACCCCCACCCCCACACGCACAGTCCCCACCCCGAAAATAACGCAGACCACCCGACCCAACACCCGCATTGGGGGCGTGGGGGCGAAGCCCCCACCTCGGGGGTGTGGGGGTCGTCCCCCACAAACAAAGACGAGGGGCCCGCGTTCGCGCTTTTTGCGAACACAGGCCCCTCGGATCCCGAGTGGAGGTTAGGGGACCTTACTCGAACATAAAAGACCAGATCAGGGCCCTGGAAGAGCTTCGCGAGAAGCTTCCCAGTATCGATACGCCCGAGCCGACCTTGATCAAGCGCGACCGACCTCGCCGGGCCCGGCAACTCCGTGCCGATCAAGTCGAGCAGCTGATCACCGACTACCAGGCCGGCGCAACCGTGTACGAACTCAGTGACCGGTTCGGCATCGAACGGCGGACGGTCAGCACCATCCTCCACCGGCACGGCGTGCCAATGCGCCGCCGCGGCCTCACGCCCCAACAGGTCGACCACGCCATCCACCTCTACAACCTCGGCTGGTCCCTGGCCCGCGTCGGCGACCACCTCGGCGTCAACCACACCACCGTGCTGAACAAACTGCGCGAACGCGGCATCCCCACCCGAGACACCCACGGCCGCCCACGCATCGAAGCAGGTGGTGCCCGATGACTCGACCCGGAACTGCATTAGCTCGACCAGGTTCGGACGGAGCCGCCGTCGTTAAGGCCGTCACTGTCATCATGGGCAGCGTCGTCGGCCTCACCTTCATGTTCGGCTTCGGCAACATCCTCAATCTCGCACTCCGCCTCGGCGTGCCCATTTGGGTCGCTCCACTCGTCGCACCCGCTGTAGACCTCTCGATCCTCGGACTTCTGCTCGGCACCCGGCACCTCGCGCTCACTGGCGCCTCTGCCGAAGTACTGAGGCCGGCCCGCCGGCTGCTGATCTTCGCGAGCGTGGTCACGTTGGCATTGAACGTTGCGGACCCGCTCGTTGCCGGCGAGTACGGTAAGGCGGCGTTCGATGCCGTCGGGCCGCTGCTGCTGGTCGGGTGGGCGGAAGTCGGCCCGGACCTGCTCAGGGCGCTGGCTACCACACTTCAGCTGAGCGAAGCAACGCCCGACGGCGTGAAGCGGATGGATGCCTGGTTGGCTGACGAACCGACCGCTATCGGGCAGCCGGCGCCGGAGTCGCGCAGAGAAAACACGAAGCCACGTGGCGCTCAGGTCGATGGCCAGCGCAGCCTTGCCGCTTCCAGCATGGTTGACGACGACCTGCTTGAGCGGGCGAGGCAGGCGGACGCGCGTCATTGGGACGAGCATCGCCGACCGATCTCCGCAGACACACTTCGCAAGAAGTTGCGCATCGGTGCCGCCCGCGCCCGGCTCCTCGTCACGATCATCCGGGCCGACTCGCAACAACGATCAGCTCCAGACGAGATGGCAGCCCACCTTGAGGGGGTGAAGTCAGATGATCGACACGTCGATACCTGCGACACCATAAGGTGGCAGCTGGCGACTCACCAGTCCCCGGATGTCGGCGGGCCCATGCCAGAACCGCCAGGTTGGTAGCTGGTCCGGCGCGACCAGCAGTTCGGCGCCTCTGTTTAGAGTTGCGTCGATCGCCGAGGTCAAGGTACTCGTCTCTGCCGTTTGCTGCTCACCAGGCGTGACAGGCTAAGTGCAGGTGGTGTCCACTGCGAGCCATCGGCCCACAACCGTCCGGAACTGCGGCCGTCCGTCCTGGTCTACTACCCTCAAGTTCCGCCGCTGGTACTGGGAAGACCGGCGATCCACACTCTGGAGGTCGTAACGCAAGGGCCGAGCCTCTCGATCGAACGTAGGTGGGCTGTTGGCGAGGAGGGCAATAGGTGCGGCTTGAGGAGGTCAAGCCTGGGTTGCGGCTTGACGGGCTCATTCCAGCCGAGGTCATCACCGTCGTCGCGGCACAGTGGCATGGTCGCAACGCTCTGGAACTGACCTACAAGACCACCGCAGGCGGGCTCGCGCAACAGGTCGTGTTCCGGAAGGACGAGGACGCGCTTTCGATCGCTCAGGCCGGGAGCCGCGCCTTTGACGCTCCAGCCAGCGAGTTCAAGCTCGTCGCCGAAGCCCAGCGGATCACGCTCGCCGGCCTGTTCGACCCCATGCTCGCGGTAGCGACCAGCGACGTCCGACCGCTGCCGCACCAGATCCGCGCCGTCTACGGTGAACTACTCTCACGCACGCCACTGCGGTTCCTCCTGGCCGATGACCCCGGCGCCGGCAAGACGATCATGGCCGGGCTCTACATCAAGGAGCTGATCCTTCGCGATGACGTCCAGCGGTGCCTCATCGTCGCGCCGGGAGGCCTGGTGGAGCAGTGGCAGGACGAGTTGTTCTTCAAGTTCGGCCTGCGCTTCGATCTGCTGACCAACCAGCTCATCGACGCGAACGTCAACTTTAACGTCTTCGAGACCAACCCGCTGTTGATCGCCAGGATGGACCAACTCAGCCGCAATGAGGAGCTGCGAGCGCGGTTGAAGGAGACCGAGTGGGACCTGATCATTGTCGACGAAGCCCACCGGATGGGGGCGCATTACTTCGGCGGCAAGCTGGAGAAGACGAAACGGTTTCAGCTCGGCGAGCTCCTGGGTGACCTCACCCGCCATCTGCTGCTGATGACAGCTACCCCTCATTCGGGCAAAGAGGAAGATTTCCAGCTCTTCCTCACCCTGCTGGACCCGGACCGCTTCGAAGGCAAGCAGAAGATCAGCGCCGACACCAGCGGCATCATGCGCAGGATGGTCAAGGAAGACCTGCTCACCTTCGAGGGCAAGAAGCTGTTCCCCGAGCGGATCGCCGAGACCGTTCCCTACGAGCTCACCGCCAGCGAGTACCACCTCTATGAACAGGTCACCCAGTACGTCCGTACTGGGATGAACCGGGCAGACAAGCTCGACGGCAAGCGCCGAAACACTGTCGGCTTTGCCCTCACCGTGCTCCAGCGCCGTCTCGCTTCCAGCCCCGAGGCGATCTACCAGAGCCTGGTCCGCCGCTCCCGGCGGCTTGAGCGCAAGAAGCAGGAGATCCTCAACGGCACCTACCAGGAGTCAGAGCCCACGATCGACCTCGACGACCTCGACGCGGACGAATACAACGCCGAACAGGTCGAGGTGCTGGAGGAAGAACTCCTCGACGCGGCCACCACGGCACGCACCGTGAAAGAACTCGACGCGGAGCTG includes these proteins:
- a CDS encoding alpha/beta hydrolase translates to MGSFRSLDGLRLAGTLTSPPSGEPHRAVVLAHSEGLDRDENGLFPLLADKLAAEGVAALRFDHRGHGESDGTQEERTLTEHLNDLRAAVEHVRAETGARRVSLLGTRFSGGLAAFYAARRPTELDRLVLLTPQLNFKGDYIDQNPNWAGGRLASPLLAEVGYLEHGPGVRHGRAFLNEAFWVRPSFVFGEILPPTLIVHGTKDDRVPVESSRAAARRLKADDVLVEIDGVCEENEDFVAERVVEWITFSE